One Mixta gaviniae genomic window carries:
- the plsY gene encoding glycerol-3-phosphate 1-O-acyltransferase PlsY — translation MSAIALGMIIFAYLCGSISSAILVCRLAGLPDPRHNGSGNPGATNVLRIGGKGAAAAVLAFDVLKGMLPVWLAYALGVSPVYLGLTAIAACLGHIYPVFFRFRGGKGVATAFGAIAPIGWDLTGLMTGTWLLTVLLSGYSSLGAIVSALIAPFYVWWFKPQFTFPVAMLSCLILLRHHDNIQRLWRGQETKIWKKKRK, via the coding sequence ATGAGTGCTATCGCGCTTGGTATGATCATTTTCGCGTATCTGTGCGGATCTATTTCCAGCGCTATTCTGGTTTGCCGGCTGGCAGGGCTTCCGGATCCACGGCATAACGGCTCAGGCAATCCTGGCGCGACCAATGTACTGCGCATTGGCGGCAAAGGGGCCGCGGCGGCAGTGCTGGCATTTGATGTGCTGAAGGGCATGCTGCCCGTATGGCTGGCCTACGCGCTCGGCGTTTCGCCGGTCTATCTTGGCCTGACCGCTATCGCCGCCTGTCTTGGCCATATCTATCCGGTTTTCTTTCGCTTTCGCGGCGGCAAGGGCGTCGCTACCGCCTTTGGTGCCATTGCCCCTATCGGCTGGGATCTGACCGGCCTGATGACGGGCACCTGGCTGCTGACGGTGCTGCTGAGCGGCTACTCTTCGCTGGGCGCGATTGTCAGCGCACTGATCGCGCCTTTCTACGTCTGGTGGTTTAAACCGCAGTTTACCTTTCCGGTCGCCATGCTCTCCTGCCTTATCCTGTTGCGCCATCATGATAATATTCAGCGTCTGTGGCGTGGCCAGGAAACGAAGATCTGGAAAAAGAAGCGTAAATAA
- a CDS encoding TIGR04211 family SH3 domain-containing protein, producing MKKSHLIALTLLTFSVTLSAHAEEKRYISDELSTWVRSGPGDQYRLVGKLNAGEQVTLLQTNNDSQYGQIRDAEGKTNWIPLAQLSVEPSLRTRVPQLQQQVKDLTDKLANIDNSWNQRTADMQKKVAASDSVINGLKDENQQLRNQLIVAQKKVNAANVQLDDKQRAIIMQWFMYGGGVAGVGLLLGLLLPHMIPRRKKNNRWMN from the coding sequence ATGAAAAAATCACACCTTATTGCCCTGACTTTGCTGACTTTCAGCGTAACTTTGTCCGCCCATGCCGAAGAGAAACGCTATATTTCTGATGAGTTATCCACCTGGGTGCGCAGCGGCCCCGGCGATCAGTATCGCCTGGTCGGCAAGCTGAACGCCGGCGAGCAGGTCACCCTGCTGCAGACCAATAATGACAGCCAGTATGGCCAAATCCGCGATGCGGAAGGCAAAACCAACTGGATCCCGCTGGCGCAGCTGAGCGTCGAGCCGAGCCTGCGCACCCGCGTACCGCAGCTACAGCAGCAGGTGAAAGATCTGACCGATAAGCTGGCCAATATCGACAACAGTTGGAACCAGCGCACCGCCGATATGCAGAAAAAGGTGGCGGCCAGCGACAGCGTGATTAACGGTCTGAAAGATGAAAACCAGCAGCTGCGAAATCAGCTGATTGTGGCGCAGAAAAAGGTGAACGCCGCCAACGTGCAGCTGGATGACAAGCAGCGTGCCATTATCATGCAGTGGTTTATGTATGGCGGCGGCGTGGCGGGCGTAGGCCTGCTGCTGGGTCTGCTGTTGCCGCACATGATCCCGCGCCGCAAAAAGAATAATCGCTGGATGAACTAA
- the bacA gene encoding undecaprenyl-diphosphate phosphatase, giving the protein MADIHQLWVAAILGIVEGLTEFLPVSSTGHMIIVGHLLGFDGDKAETFEVVIQLGSILAVVVMFWRRLFGLIGIRFGEVKHEGVGTGHLTLIHILLGMVPAVVIGLLLHDQIKTLFNPINVMYALIVGGVLLLAAEFLKPKQPKAPGIDDITYLQAFIIGCFQCLALWPGFSRSGATISGGMLMGVSRYAASEFSFILAVPMMMGATVLDLYKSRGFLTMDDFPMFAVGFVTAFIVALLAIKFFLHIIKRISFVPFAIYRFIVAAAVYMVFM; this is encoded by the coding sequence ATGGCAGATATTCATCAGCTTTGGGTGGCTGCAATCCTTGGCATTGTTGAGGGACTGACGGAGTTTCTTCCAGTCTCATCCACCGGTCATATGATCATTGTTGGACATCTGCTGGGTTTTGACGGCGATAAAGCGGAAACATTCGAAGTAGTTATCCAGCTCGGCTCCATTCTCGCCGTGGTGGTGATGTTCTGGCGGCGCCTGTTTGGTCTGATTGGCATCCGCTTCGGCGAAGTGAAGCATGAAGGGGTCGGCACCGGACATCTGACGCTGATCCATATTCTGTTGGGCATGGTGCCGGCGGTGGTGATCGGCTTGCTGCTGCACGATCAGATCAAGACGCTGTTTAACCCGATCAACGTGATGTATGCGCTGATTGTCGGCGGCGTGCTGCTGCTGGCTGCAGAGTTCCTGAAGCCGAAGCAGCCGAAAGCGCCGGGCATTGACGATATCACCTATCTGCAGGCGTTTATTATCGGCTGTTTCCAGTGTCTGGCACTGTGGCCGGGCTTCTCGCGTTCGGGCGCCACCATTTCCGGCGGCATGCTGATGGGCGTTAGCCGTTACGCGGCTTCTGAATTCTCGTTTATTCTCGCCGTGCCGATGATGATGGGCGCCACCGTTCTCGATCTCTATAAGAGCCGCGGTTTCCTGACGATGGATGACTTCCCGATGTTCGCCGTGGGCTTTGTCACCGCGTTTATCGTGGCGCTGCTGGCGATCAAGTTCTTCCTGCATATCATTAAACGCATTTCGTTTGTGCCTTTTGCCATCTACCGCTTTATTGTGGCGGCCGCGGTCTACATGGTCTTTATGTAA
- the folB gene encoding bifunctional dihydroneopterin aldolase/7,8-dihydroneopterin epimerase — protein MDIVFIEQLSVITTIGVYDWEQTIQQKLVFDVEMAWDNRQAAASDDVNDCLSYADVASAIIDHVGQGRFALVERVAEEVATLLLARFASSWVRIKVSKPGAVAQAAQVGVIIERGTRQR, from the coding sequence ATGGATATCGTATTTATAGAACAGCTGTCGGTGATCACCACGATTGGCGTTTACGACTGGGAACAAACCATCCAGCAAAAACTGGTGTTCGATGTCGAAATGGCCTGGGATAATCGTCAGGCGGCGGCCAGCGATGACGTGAATGATTGCCTGAGCTACGCTGATGTCGCCAGCGCGATCATCGATCATGTTGGCCAGGGGCGTTTCGCGCTGGTAGAGCGCGTAGCTGAAGAGGTCGCCACGCTGCTGCTGGCGCGTTTTGCCTCGTCCTGGGTGCGTATCAAAGTCAGCAAGCCGGGCGCGGTTGCGCAGGCGGCGCAGGTGGGCGTTATCATCGAGCGCGGAACCCGTCAGCGCTAG
- a CDS encoding multifunctional CCA addition/repair protein produces the protein MKTYLVGGAVRDGLLKLPVKDKDWVVVGATPEMMLAQGYQQVGRDFPVFLHPESREEYALARTERKSGSGYTGFVTWSAPDVSLEQDLQRRDLTINAIAQDEAGHYIDPYQGRQDLEKRLLRHVSDAFVEDPLRVLRVARFAARYAHLSFRIADETMALMGSMAASGELAHLTAERVWKETENALRARNPQVYFQVLRDCGALAVLFPEIDNLFGVPAPAKWHPEIDTGVHTLMTVAIAAQLTPEPDVRFATLCHDVGKGLTPPEKWPSHPGHGPAGVPLVENICQRLRVPNTLRDLAVLVAEFHDVVHTIDNQPAERVIALFDRVDAWRKPQRVEQLAQTSEADARGRAGWESNPYPQGAYVREAFRIAQAVPTKAVIDAGFQGAQVREELTRRRCAAVESWRAALKA, from the coding sequence GTGAAAACATACCTTGTCGGTGGCGCGGTGCGCGATGGTTTGCTTAAGCTGCCGGTCAAAGACAAAGACTGGGTGGTGGTCGGCGCCACGCCCGAGATGATGCTGGCGCAGGGCTACCAGCAGGTAGGCCGCGATTTCCCGGTTTTTCTGCACCCTGAAAGCCGGGAAGAGTACGCCCTGGCGCGTACCGAGCGTAAATCGGGTAGCGGCTATACCGGCTTTGTTACCTGGTCGGCGCCGGACGTGTCGCTGGAGCAGGATCTGCAGCGCCGCGATCTCACCATCAACGCCATCGCGCAGGATGAAGCAGGCCACTACATCGACCCGTATCAGGGCCGCCAGGATCTGGAAAAGCGACTGTTGCGCCACGTTTCAGACGCTTTTGTCGAGGATCCGCTGCGCGTGCTGCGCGTGGCGCGCTTCGCCGCCCGCTATGCGCACCTGAGCTTTCGCATCGCCGATGAGACCATGGCGCTAATGGGTTCGATGGCCGCCAGCGGCGAGCTGGCGCACTTGACCGCCGAGCGCGTCTGGAAAGAGACCGAGAATGCACTGCGCGCGCGTAATCCGCAGGTCTATTTTCAGGTGCTGCGCGACTGTGGCGCGCTGGCGGTACTTTTCCCGGAGATTGATAACCTGTTCGGCGTTCCCGCGCCGGCGAAGTGGCATCCGGAAATCGATACCGGCGTGCATACGCTGATGACCGTCGCGATTGCGGCGCAGCTGACGCCGGAACCTGACGTGCGTTTTGCCACGCTTTGCCATGATGTCGGCAAGGGGTTGACGCCGCCGGAGAAGTGGCCCAGCCATCCCGGACACGGCCCCGCAGGTGTCCCGCTGGTAGAAAATATCTGTCAGCGTCTGCGCGTGCCGAACACCCTTCGCGATCTGGCGGTGCTGGTGGCGGAGTTTCATGATGTGGTGCATACCATCGATAATCAGCCCGCCGAGCGCGTGATCGCGCTGTTCGATCGCGTTGATGCGTGGCGTAAGCCGCAGCGCGTCGAGCAGCTGGCGCAAACCAGCGAAGCGGATGCGCGCGGGCGCGCCGGATGGGAGAGCAACCCTTATCCGCAGGGCGCCTACGTGCGCGAAGCGTTCCGTATCGCACAGGCAGTGCCGACCAAAGCGGTGATCGATGCCGGTTTTCAGGGCGCGCAGGTGCGCGAGGAGTTGACCCGTCGCCGCTGCGCGGCGGTAGAGAGCTGGCGCGCGGCGTTAAAGGCGTGA
- the glnE gene encoding bifunctional [glutamate--ammonia ligase]-adenylyl-L-tyrosine phosphorylase/[glutamate--ammonia-ligase] adenylyltransferase, which translates to MLPTFTGPLPALLQQQAEKAAQRLDRPLTSLSIQQQAVLAFSDFVADSLQQHPEWWQQLSEQPPQPAEWQHYADWLNAQLEAVSDEAALMRELRLFRRRMMARIAWMQNTGESGTEASLRQLSALAETLIVAARDWLWRACCVEFGTPCNAAGEAQPLLILGMGKLGGGELNFSSDIDLIFVWPENGATRGGRRELDNAQFFTRLGQRLIKVLDQPTADGFVYRVDMRLRPFGDSGPLVLSFAALEDYYQEQGRDWERYAMVKARLMGDSDDRWSQELQQMLRPFIYRRYIDFSVIQSLRNMKGMIAREVRRRGLKDNIKLGAGGIRECEFIVQVFQLIRGGRERTLQQRALLPTLSAIEALHLLTQPQVNALREAYLFLRRLENLLQSINDEQTQTLPADELNQARLAWAMGCESWAALHQTLEQQMAQVRLIFNELIGEDTPDGADESENQEMSELWHDKLEQSELDSLLTHLDGEARKNLLRTLTEFRQDVDKRTIGPRGRLALDQLMPRLLNEVCARVDADSTLRRLIPLLLGVVTRTTYLELLTESPGALKQLIRLVAASPMIASQLARYPLLLDELLDPATLYQPTATDAYRDELRQYLLRIPEEDEEQQLEALRQFKQVQQLRIAAADIAGTLPVMKVSDHLTWLAEAMIQAVVQQAWNMMVQRYGRPSHLQQDERGFAVVGYGKLGGWELGYSSDLDLVFLHNCPAEAVTEGERAIDGRQFYLRLAQRVMHLFSTRTSSGILYEVDARLRPSGSAGMLVSTLEAFEEYQRQEAWTWEHQALVRARIVYGEPALSQRFEAIRRQILCLPREAALLQTEVREMREKMYAHLSHKHKSRWDIKADAGGITDIEFITQYLVLRYAAQEPGLTGWSDNVRILALLARHNKITQQEADALTEAYVTLRDELHHLALQEQAGHVAPEAFSHERQIVQESWQRWLQTAPGGA; encoded by the coding sequence ATGCTGCCAACATTTACCGGACCGCTGCCTGCACTGCTGCAGCAGCAAGCGGAAAAAGCGGCACAGCGGCTGGATCGCCCGCTGACGTCGCTGAGCATTCAACAACAGGCGGTGCTGGCTTTCAGTGATTTTGTCGCCGATAGCCTGCAGCAGCACCCGGAATGGTGGCAGCAGTTAAGCGAGCAGCCGCCGCAGCCCGCTGAGTGGCAACATTACGCCGACTGGCTGAATGCGCAGCTGGAGGCCGTGAGCGATGAAGCGGCACTGATGCGGGAGCTGCGTCTGTTTCGGCGCCGCATGATGGCGCGTATCGCCTGGATGCAAAACACCGGCGAGAGCGGCACCGAGGCGTCGCTGCGGCAGCTGAGCGCGCTGGCGGAAACCCTGATAGTCGCAGCGCGCGACTGGCTGTGGCGAGCCTGCTGCGTTGAGTTCGGTACCCCCTGCAATGCGGCGGGCGAGGCGCAGCCGCTGCTGATCCTCGGCATGGGGAAGCTGGGCGGCGGCGAGTTGAACTTCTCCTCTGATATCGATCTTATTTTCGTCTGGCCGGAAAACGGCGCGACCCGCGGCGGCCGACGCGAGCTGGATAACGCGCAATTCTTTACGCGGCTCGGTCAGCGCCTGATTAAGGTTCTCGATCAGCCGACGGCGGACGGCTTCGTTTATCGCGTAGATATGCGTCTGCGGCCGTTTGGCGACAGCGGCCCGCTGGTTCTTAGCTTCGCCGCGCTGGAGGATTACTACCAGGAGCAAGGGCGCGACTGGGAGCGCTATGCCATGGTTAAGGCGCGCCTGATGGGCGACAGCGACGACCGCTGGAGCCAGGAGCTGCAGCAGATGCTACGTCCCTTTATCTACCGCCGCTATATCGATTTCAGCGTGATTCAGTCGCTGCGCAATATGAAAGGCATGATTGCCCGCGAGGTGCGGCGGCGTGGCCTGAAGGACAATATCAAGCTCGGCGCCGGCGGTATCCGCGAATGCGAATTTATCGTGCAGGTGTTTCAGCTGATTCGCGGCGGCCGCGAGCGTACCCTGCAGCAGCGCGCGTTGCTGCCGACTCTCTCTGCGATTGAAGCGCTGCATCTGCTGACGCAGCCGCAGGTTAACGCGCTGCGCGAAGCCTATCTCTTTTTACGGCGGCTGGAAAACCTGCTGCAAAGCATCAATGACGAACAGACGCAAACCCTGCCGGCCGACGAACTGAATCAGGCGCGTCTGGCCTGGGCGATGGGATGCGAAAGCTGGGCGGCGCTGCATCAAACGCTGGAGCAGCAGATGGCGCAGGTGCGGCTGATCTTCAACGAGCTGATCGGCGAAGATACGCCGGATGGCGCGGACGAGAGCGAAAACCAGGAGATGAGCGAACTCTGGCACGACAAGCTGGAGCAGAGCGAGCTGGATAGCCTGCTGACGCATCTTGATGGCGAGGCAAGGAAAAATCTGCTGCGCACGCTGACGGAATTCCGTCAGGACGTGGATAAGCGCACCATCGGCCCGCGCGGCCGGCTGGCGCTCGATCAGCTGATGCCGCGCCTGCTGAACGAAGTTTGCGCGCGCGTCGATGCGGATAGCACCCTGCGCCGTCTTATTCCGCTGCTGCTGGGCGTGGTGACCCGCACTACCTATCTGGAGCTGTTAACCGAATCCCCCGGCGCGCTGAAGCAGTTGATCCGGCTGGTCGCCGCCTCGCCGATGATCGCCAGCCAGCTGGCGCGTTATCCACTGTTGCTGGATGAGCTGCTGGATCCCGCCACGCTTTATCAGCCTACCGCGACCGATGCCTATCGGGATGAGCTGCGGCAGTATCTGCTGCGTATTCCGGAAGAAGATGAGGAGCAGCAGCTGGAAGCGCTGCGTCAGTTTAAGCAGGTGCAGCAGCTGCGCATCGCCGCGGCGGATATCGCAGGCACGCTGCCGGTGATGAAAGTCAGCGACCATTTGACCTGGCTGGCCGAGGCGATGATTCAGGCGGTGGTGCAGCAGGCCTGGAATATGATGGTGCAGCGTTACGGGCGGCCTTCGCATCTGCAGCAGGACGAACGCGGCTTCGCCGTGGTCGGTTATGGCAAGCTTGGCGGCTGGGAGCTGGGCTACAGTTCCGATCTTGATCTGGTGTTCCTGCATAATTGTCCGGCGGAGGCTGTGACCGAGGGTGAACGCGCCATCGACGGCCGCCAGTTTTATCTGCGCCTGGCGCAGCGCGTCATGCATCTGTTCAGTACTCGCACCTCCTCCGGTATTCTCTATGAAGTGGACGCGCGCCTGCGGCCTTCCGGCTCCGCCGGCATGCTGGTCAGCACGCTGGAGGCGTTTGAAGAGTATCAGCGCCAGGAGGCCTGGACCTGGGAGCATCAGGCACTGGTGCGGGCGCGCATCGTCTATGGCGAACCGGCGCTAAGCCAGCGTTTTGAAGCGATCCGCCGACAGATCCTCTGCCTGCCGCGCGAGGCGGCGCTCCTGCAAACCGAAGTGCGCGAGATGCGTGAAAAGATGTATGCGCACCTGAGCCATAAGCACAAAAGCCGCTGGGACATCAAAGCGGATGCTGGCGGGATCACGGATATCGAATTTATTACGCAATATCTGGTGCTGCGCTATGCGGCTCAGGAGCCGGGGCTGACGGGCTGGTCCGATAACGTGCGCATTCTGGCGCTGCTGGCGCGGCATAACAAAATCACGCAGCAGGAAGCGGATGCGCTGACCGAGGCGTACGTTACGTTGCGCGATGAGCTGCACCATCTGGCGCTGCAGGAGCAGGCCGGCCACGTTGCGCCGGAGGCGTTTAGCCATGAGCGGCAGATCGTTCAGGAGAGCTGGCAACGCTGGCTGCAAACCGCCCCGGGCGGCGCCTGA
- the tsaD gene encoding tRNA (adenosine(37)-N6)-threonylcarbamoyltransferase complex transferase subunit TsaD has translation MRVLGIETSCDETGIAIYDDEAGLLANQLYSQVKVHADYGGVVPELASRDHVRKTVPLIQAALQEAGLEGKDIDAVAYTAGPGLVGALLVGATIGRSLAFAWQVPAVPVHHMEGHLLAPMLEDNPPQFPFVALLVSGGHTQLIGVTGIGEYTLLGESIDDAAGEAFDKTAKLLGLDYPGGPMLSRMAQQGTPGRFTFPRPMTDRPGLDFSFSGLKTFAANTIRENSDDAQTHADIARAFEDAVVDTLAIKCKRALDQTGFKRLVMAGGVSANRTLRAKLAEMMQARGGEVFYARPEFCTDNGAMIAYAGMVRLKGGTRGELGVTVRPRWPLAELPAIA, from the coding sequence ATGCGCGTTCTGGGTATTGAAACATCCTGCGATGAAACCGGCATTGCTATTTATGACGATGAGGCCGGTTTGCTCGCCAATCAACTCTATAGTCAGGTGAAAGTCCATGCCGATTATGGCGGGGTGGTGCCGGAGCTGGCTTCACGCGATCACGTGCGTAAAACCGTGCCGCTGATTCAGGCCGCGCTGCAGGAAGCGGGGCTGGAAGGCAAGGATATCGACGCGGTCGCCTATACCGCCGGGCCGGGGCTGGTCGGCGCGCTGCTGGTCGGCGCGACCATCGGCCGATCGCTGGCGTTTGCCTGGCAGGTGCCTGCTGTACCGGTACACCATATGGAAGGGCATCTGCTGGCGCCGATGCTGGAAGATAATCCGCCGCAGTTTCCGTTCGTTGCGCTGCTGGTCTCCGGCGGGCATACGCAGCTGATCGGCGTGACCGGCATTGGCGAATATACGCTGTTGGGTGAGTCGATTGACGACGCCGCCGGCGAAGCCTTCGATAAAACCGCCAAACTGCTGGGTCTCGATTACCCGGGCGGACCAATGCTCTCCCGCATGGCGCAACAGGGCACGCCGGGCCGCTTCACCTTCCCGCGTCCGATGACCGACCGGCCAGGGCTTGATTTCAGCTTCTCTGGTTTGAAAACCTTCGCAGCTAACACCATCCGCGAAAACAGTGACGATGCGCAGACCCATGCGGATATTGCGCGTGCCTTCGAGGACGCGGTGGTCGATACGCTGGCGATCAAGTGCAAGCGCGCGCTCGATCAGACCGGCTTTAAACGCCTGGTGATGGCGGGCGGCGTCAGCGCCAACCGCACGCTGCGCGCGAAACTGGCGGAGATGATGCAGGCGCGCGGCGGAGAGGTCTTTTATGCCCGCCCTGAATTCTGCACCGACAACGGCGCGATGATCGCCTATGCCGGCATGGTGCGCCTGAAGGGCGGCACGCGCGGCGAGCTTGGCGTGACCGTGCGTCCGCGCTGGCCGCTGGCTGAGCTGCCGGCGATCGCCTAA
- the rpsU gene encoding 30S ribosomal protein S21, with protein sequence MPVIKVRENEPFDVALRRFKRSCEKAGVLAEVRRREFYEKPTTERKRAKASAVKRHAKKLARENARRTRLY encoded by the coding sequence ATGCCGGTAATTAAAGTACGTGAAAACGAGCCGTTCGACGTAGCACTGCGTCGCTTCAAGCGTTCCTGCGAAAAAGCAGGCGTTCTGGCTGAAGTTCGTCGTCGTGAGTTTTATGAAAAACCGACTACCGAACGTAAGCGCGCTAAAGCGTCTGCAGTTAAGCGTCATGCCAAGAAACTGGCTCGCGAAAACGCACGCCGCACTCGTCTGTACTAA
- a CDS encoding inorganic triphosphatase — protein MTIEIELKFIATPHAAEQLGSRLAAWPHSYSAPIALTNIYYETPDNQLRRWDMGLRIRGVGEQYEMTLKTAGQTVGGLHQRPEYNVDIAKPELDIARLPAEVWPAGCDLEALQQQLTPLFTSHFSRERWLVTCGESEIEVALDRGDIKANGLSEPLHEIELELKHGKLADLLALATELAKMEGLRLGSLSKAARGYWLSQGKPQQPARPLPVLQAKPKATVEEGMQAALSLALRHWQYHEELWLRDEPGAQEGVLEALETVRQAFSLFGALVPRKASSQLRQKLTSLIEALEEGRPDAQAFCYSPQWLDAQLSLSGWLLNTGWRPFVDGKNAERLQGSFKRFADIMLGRVAADLKETFGTVRQYNEYQDKAVRLTRQLLAVHLLAGAYPLQDVEHWLHGWQQLAQAIHANRYNELDPLCRQALRQPAFWLNGNV, from the coding sequence ATGACCATTGAAATTGAATTAAAGTTCATTGCCACGCCGCACGCGGCGGAACAGCTTGGCAGCCGGTTGGCCGCATGGCCGCACAGTTACAGCGCGCCCATCGCTCTGACCAACATCTATTATGAGACGCCGGACAACCAGCTGCGCCGCTGGGATATGGGGCTGCGCATCCGCGGCGTCGGCGAACAGTATGAGATGACCCTGAAAACCGCCGGCCAGACGGTTGGCGGTCTGCACCAGCGTCCCGAATACAATGTCGATATCGCGAAGCCGGAGCTGGATATCGCCCGACTGCCGGCGGAGGTCTGGCCGGCAGGCTGCGATCTTGAGGCGCTGCAGCAGCAGCTGACGCCGCTGTTCACCAGCCATTTCAGCCGTGAAAGATGGCTGGTCACCTGCGGCGAAAGCGAGATCGAGGTGGCACTCGATCGGGGTGATATCAAAGCGAACGGGCTTAGCGAGCCGCTGCATGAAATCGAGCTGGAGCTGAAGCACGGCAAGCTGGCGGATCTGCTGGCGCTGGCAACGGAGCTGGCAAAAATGGAGGGTTTGCGTCTTGGCAGCCTGAGCAAGGCGGCGCGCGGCTACTGGCTGTCGCAGGGCAAACCACAGCAGCCGGCGCGTCCGCTGCCGGTGCTGCAGGCCAAACCGAAAGCGACGGTGGAAGAGGGCATGCAGGCGGCGCTGAGCCTGGCGCTGCGCCACTGGCAGTATCATGAAGAGCTGTGGCTGCGCGACGAGCCCGGCGCCCAGGAGGGCGTGCTGGAAGCGCTGGAGACCGTGCGTCAGGCGTTTTCGCTCTTCGGTGCGCTGGTGCCGCGCAAGGCAAGCAGCCAGCTGCGCCAGAAGCTGACCAGCCTGATTGAAGCGCTGGAAGAAGGGCGGCCCGACGCGCAGGCGTTCTGTTACAGCCCGCAGTGGCTTGATGCCCAGCTAAGCCTTTCCGGTTGGCTGCTTAACACAGGCTGGCGTCCTTTTGTCGACGGCAAAAACGCCGAGCGGCTGCAGGGCTCCTTCAAACGCTTCGCCGATATCATGCTGGGGCGCGTCGCCGCCGATCTGAAAGAAACCTTCGGCACTGTGCGCCAGTATAACGAGTATCAGGATAAAGCGGTGCGGCTGACGCGCCAGCTGCTGGCGGTGCATCTGCTGGCGGGCGCCTATCCTCTGCAGGATGTCGAACACTGGCTGCACGGCTGGCAGCAGCTGGCGCAGGCCATTCATGCGAACCGCTATAACGAGCTGGATCCGCTGTGCCGTCAGGCGCTGCGGCAGCCGGCTTTCTGGCTTAACGGCAACGTCTGA